The Vicia villosa cultivar HV-30 ecotype Madison, WI linkage group LG1, Vvil1.0, whole genome shotgun sequence genome includes a region encoding these proteins:
- the LOC131595152 gene encoding uncharacterized protein LOC131595152 encodes MLHHRDFPYLHKLPSTPKCHFLLLKLKPHSFNFFSAAAATTSDSDKKCFTISYLTNNCGLSPQDALKVSKRFTFETPEKPNSVITFFKTQGFSDDQIQSIIRRNPQLIVSSPIKTILLKFQFLASKRASPSDIVATVTRSSRFLRASLHQHIIPAFELVTTFCPLIKKLLLQWDAKIDAFKCWGCSEDEIFNAFKRNPKIMLRSSDKLNAVMSFWIKQLGWDPSALMAALNLFEFSLEKRLIPRALVVQYLLSKGLMKKSASLRTPFGLSDELFMKKYVDCYEDEASRLLRLYQGEDTSIQCSDKL; translated from the exons ATGTTGCATCACAGAGATTTTCCATACCTCCACAAACTTCCTTCAACCCCAAAAtgtcattttcttcttctcaaactCAAACCCCACTCTTTCAACTTCTTCTCCGCCGCCGCCGCCACTACTTCAGATTCAGATAAAAAATGTTTCACCATATCCTACCTCACTAACAATTGTGGTTTGTCTCCACAAGATGCTCTCAAAGTATCCAAACGATTTACTTTCGAAACCCCCGAAAAACCCAATTCCGTCATCACCTTCTTCAAAACCCAAGGCTTCTCCGATGACCAGATACAATCCATTATTCGCAGGAATCCTCAGCTCATCGTTTCCAGCCCCATCAAAACCATTCTCTTAAAGTTTCAATTTTTAGCCTCCAAAAGGGCTTCCCCTTCCGACATAGTCGCCACCGTCACAAGAAGCTCTCGTTTCCTTCGTGCAAGTCTTCACCAACACATTATCCCTGCTTTTGAATTGGTAACAACTTTCTGTCCCCTGATCAAAAAGCTATTACTTCAA TGGGATGCCAAAATTGATGCATTCAAGTGCTGGGGTTGCTCTGAAGATGAAATTTTCAATGCATTTAAAAGGAACCCTAAGATTATGCTACGGTCTTCAGATAAACTCAACGCGGTCATGAGTTTTTGGATCAAACAGCTTGGTTGGGACCCTTCAGCGCTCATGGCAGCACTGAATCTTTTTGAATTTAGTCTAGAGAAAAGGCTTATTCCAAGAGCTTTAGTCGTCCAGTATCTTTTATCCAAAGGTTTGATGAAGAAGAGTGCTAGCTTGCGTACACCGTTTGGTTTGTCTGATGAGTTGTTCATGAAAAAGTATGTGGATTGTTATGAGGATGAAGCATCTAGGCTATTAAGGCTATATCAGGGGGAGGATACTAGCATACAATGCTCGGATAAGTTGTGA